A window of Pantoea agglomerans contains these coding sequences:
- a CDS encoding transporter substrate-binding domain-containing protein → MRIYLISALLLASGVAQADSRLDQILASKTLRVCTTGDYKPYTYLRPDGQYEGLDISMAQSLAASLDAKISWVPTSWKTLSQDFKQKQCDIALGGVSVTLKRQQIAWFAQPLGVDGKIPLVRCADKAKYGTLAQLNAPAVRVIEPAGGTNEAFVHSHLPQASLTLFHDNVTIFQQLVDNKADVMITDASEALYQQQRYPQLCALNPQAPLQYGEKAYMIPRDDMSWKAYIDQWLHLATATGEYARIAAQWMGVAR, encoded by the coding sequence ATGCGCATATACCTTATCAGCGCGCTGCTGCTCGCCAGCGGCGTCGCGCAGGCGGACTCCCGTCTGGATCAGATCCTCGCCAGCAAAACCCTCAGGGTCTGCACCACCGGCGACTACAAGCCCTACACCTATCTGCGCCCCGACGGCCAGTACGAGGGGCTGGATATCAGCATGGCGCAGTCGCTGGCCGCCAGCCTGGACGCAAAAATCAGCTGGGTGCCGACCAGCTGGAAAACCCTCTCGCAGGATTTCAAACAGAAGCAGTGCGATATCGCGCTGGGCGGCGTGTCGGTAACGCTGAAGCGTCAGCAGATCGCCTGGTTCGCCCAGCCGCTCGGCGTCGACGGCAAGATCCCGCTGGTGCGCTGCGCCGACAAGGCGAAATATGGCACCCTCGCGCAGCTTAACGCCCCGGCGGTGCGGGTGATCGAGCCAGCGGGCGGCACCAACGAAGCCTTTGTCCACAGCCATCTGCCGCAGGCATCGCTGACCCTGTTCCACGATAACGTGACGATTTTCCAGCAGCTGGTGGATAACAAGGCCGACGTGATGATCACCGACGCCTCCGAAGCGCTCTACCAGCAGCAGCGCTATCCGCAGCTCTGCGCCCTTAACCCGCAGGCGCCGCTGCAGTATGGCGAAAAGGCTTATATGATCCCGCGCGACGATATGAGCTGGAAAGCCTATATCGATCAGTGGCTGCACCTGGCGACCGCCACCGGCGAATATGCGCGTATTGCCGCGCAGTGGATGGGCGTGGCGCGCTGA
- the parC gene encoding DNA topoisomerase IV subunit A: MSELTQDGAERLALHTFTENAYLNYSMYVIMDRALPYIGDGLKPVQRRIIYAMSELGLNASAKFKKSARTVGDVLGKYHPHGDSACYEAMVLMAQPFSYRYPLVDGQGNWGAPDDPKSFAAMRYTESRLSKYAEVLLGELGQGTVDFVPNFDGTMQEPKMLPARLPNILLNGTTGIAVGMATDIPPHNLREVAQAAIALIDKPNTSLDALLDIVQGPDYPTEAEIITPRDEIRKIYQTGRGSVRQRAVWKKEDGEVVITALPHQVSGARVLEQIAAQMRNKKLPMVEDLRDESDHENPTRLVIVPRSNRVDLDQVMHHLFATTDLEKSYRVNLNMIGLDNRPSVKNLLEILSEWLVFRRDTVKRRLNHRLERVLRRLHILEGLLVAFLNIDEVIHIIRSEDEPKPVLISRFGISETQAEAILELKLRHLAKLEEMKIRGEQSELEKERDQIQAILASERKMNTLLKKELQADAAAYGDDRRSPLHEREEAKALSENELVPSEPVTIVLSQMGWVRSAKGHDIDPSGLSYKAGDSYLAAARGKSNQPVAFIDSTGRSYTLDPTSLPSARGQGEPLTGKLTPPPGAVVEQVLMEADDQKLLMASDAGYGFICTFADLVSRNRAGKALLTLPENARVMTPMAVHHEDDMLLAITQAGRMLMFPVGELPQMSKGKGNKIISIPAADAAAGNDKLAWLLILPPGSAVTLYVGKRKLVLRSEELQKFRADRGRRGTLLPRGLQRIDKVELDAPARAVSEDGEA; the protein is encoded by the coding sequence ATGAGTGAATTGACGCAGGATGGTGCAGAGCGTCTTGCCCTGCACACATTTACCGAAAACGCGTACCTGAACTACTCGATGTACGTCATCATGGACCGCGCCTTGCCCTATATCGGCGACGGTCTGAAGCCGGTACAGCGCCGAATCATTTACGCCATGTCGGAACTCGGCCTGAACGCCAGCGCCAAATTCAAGAAATCGGCGCGTACCGTGGGCGACGTGCTGGGTAAATACCATCCGCACGGCGACAGCGCCTGCTACGAGGCGATGGTGCTGATGGCGCAGCCGTTCTCCTATCGCTATCCGCTGGTGGATGGCCAGGGCAACTGGGGCGCGCCCGACGATCCGAAATCCTTCGCGGCGATGCGCTACACCGAATCGCGTCTTTCCAAATATGCGGAAGTGCTGCTCGGCGAGCTGGGCCAGGGCACGGTGGACTTCGTGCCGAACTTCGACGGCACCATGCAGGAGCCGAAAATGCTGCCTGCGCGGCTGCCGAATATCCTGCTGAACGGCACCACCGGCATCGCCGTCGGCATGGCGACCGACATTCCGCCTCATAACCTGCGCGAAGTGGCGCAGGCGGCCATCGCCCTGATCGATAAGCCAAACACCAGCCTCGACGCGCTGCTGGATATCGTGCAGGGCCCGGATTATCCCACCGAGGCGGAGATCATTACGCCGCGCGACGAGATCCGCAAAATTTACCAGACCGGCCGCGGCTCTGTGCGCCAGCGCGCGGTATGGAAAAAAGAGGATGGCGAGGTGGTGATCACCGCGCTGCCGCACCAGGTTTCCGGCGCGCGCGTGCTGGAGCAGATCGCCGCTCAGATGCGCAATAAAAAGCTGCCGATGGTGGAAGATCTGCGCGACGAGTCGGATCACGAAAACCCGACGCGTCTGGTGATCGTGCCGCGCTCGAACCGGGTGGATCTCGATCAGGTTATGCACCACCTGTTCGCCACCACCGATCTCGAGAAGAGCTACCGCGTTAACCTCAATATGATCGGCCTCGACAACCGTCCCTCGGTGAAAAACCTGCTGGAGATCCTGTCGGAATGGCTGGTGTTCCGCCGCGACACCGTGAAGCGTCGTCTGAATCATCGCCTTGAGCGCGTGCTGCGTCGTCTGCACATTCTTGAGGGCCTGCTGGTCGCCTTCCTCAATATCGACGAGGTGATCCATATCATCCGCAGCGAGGACGAGCCTAAGCCGGTGCTGATATCGCGCTTCGGCATCAGCGAAACCCAGGCGGAAGCGATCCTGGAGCTGAAGCTGCGCCACCTGGCGAAGCTGGAAGAGATGAAAATCCGCGGCGAGCAGAGCGAGCTGGAGAAAGAGCGCGACCAGATTCAGGCGATCCTTGCCTCCGAGCGCAAGATGAACACCCTGCTGAAGAAAGAGCTGCAGGCCGACGCCGCCGCCTACGGCGACGATCGCCGTTCGCCGCTCCACGAGCGTGAAGAGGCCAAAGCGCTGAGCGAAAACGAACTGGTGCCGTCTGAGCCGGTCACCATCGTCCTGTCGCAGATGGGCTGGGTGCGCAGCGCCAAAGGCCACGATATCGACCCGTCGGGGCTGAGCTATAAAGCGGGCGACAGCTATCTGGCGGCGGCGCGCGGCAAGAGCAATCAGCCGGTCGCCTTTATCGACTCCACCGGACGCAGCTATACGCTCGATCCGACCTCGCTGCCGTCGGCGCGCGGGCAGGGCGAGCCGCTGACCGGCAAGCTGACGCCGCCGCCGGGTGCGGTAGTGGAGCAGGTGCTGATGGAGGCGGACGATCAGAAGCTGCTGATGGCCTCCGACGCCGGCTACGGCTTTATCTGCACCTTCGCCGATCTGGTGTCGCGCAACCGCGCCGGTAAAGCGCTGCTGACGCTGCCGGAAAACGCGCGCGTGATGACGCCGATGGCGGTGCATCACGAAGATGACATGCTGCTGGCGATCACCCAGGCGGGACGGATGCTGATGTTCCCGGTTGGCGAGCTGCCGCAGATGTCGAAAGGCAAGGGCAACAAGATTATCTCTATTCCGGCAGCGGACGCCGCGGCGGGCAACGATAAGCTCGCCTGGCTGCTGATCCTGCCGCCGGGCAGCGCGGTCACGCTCTACGTCGGCAAGCGCAAGCTGGTGCTGCGCAGCGAAGAGCTGCAAAAATTCCGCGCCGACCGTGGACGTCGCGGCACGCTGCTGCCGCGCGGCCTGCAGCGTATCGACAAGGTAGAGCTGGATGCCCCAGCGCGTGCCGTCAGCGAAGACGGCGAAGCCTGA
- a CDS encoding 1-acylglycerol-3-phosphate O-acyltransferase: MLLVLRTIFVVIYSILVCVFGCIWCLFSPRNPRHVATFGHLFGRLSGVFGIKVEVRKPAEAAHYGNAIYIANHQNNYDMITAAKIVQPTTVTVGKKSLLWVPFFGLLYWLTGNLLIDRDNRSKAHGTIGQLVEQFEKKRISFWMFPEGTRSRGRGLLPFKTGAFHAAVAAGVPIIPIVVSNTHGKINLNRLKNGLVIVEMLPPVDTSGYTTQSVRKLATHCRELMMEKLEALNAEVEAREKSGKL, translated from the coding sequence ATGTTACTAGTACTGCGCACCATCTTTGTGGTGATTTACTCGATCCTGGTTTGTGTTTTTGGCTGCATCTGGTGTCTGTTTTCGCCGCGCAATCCGCGCCACGTCGCGACCTTCGGCCATCTCTTCGGCCGTCTCTCCGGCGTGTTCGGCATCAAGGTGGAGGTGCGTAAACCCGCCGAGGCGGCCCATTACGGCAACGCTATCTATATCGCCAACCACCAGAACAACTACGACATGATCACGGCGGCGAAGATCGTCCAGCCGACCACCGTAACGGTCGGCAAAAAAAGCCTGCTGTGGGTGCCGTTCTTCGGCCTGCTCTACTGGCTGACCGGCAACCTGCTGATCGACCGGGACAACCGCTCAAAGGCACACGGCACCATCGGCCAGCTGGTCGAGCAGTTTGAAAAGAAGCGCATCTCGTTCTGGATGTTCCCGGAAGGCACGCGCAGCCGCGGACGCGGTCTGCTGCCGTTTAAAACCGGCGCCTTCCATGCGGCCGTGGCGGCAGGCGTGCCCATTATTCCTATCGTGGTCTCCAACACGCACGGCAAGATCAACCTTAACCGCCTGAAAAACGGTCTGGTGATCGTTGAGATGCTGCCGCCGGTCGACACCAGCGGTTACACCACACAGTCGGTGCGCAAGCTGGCCACCCACTGTCGTGAACTGATGATGGAAAAACTGGAAGCGCTCAACGCCGAAGTCGAAGCGCGCGAAAAAAGCGGTAAACTCTGA
- the ftsP gene encoding cell division protein FtsP codes for MSFSRRQFIQLSAGAALSAGLLPSAARAASAPGGDTPLPVPPLIESRRGQPIFLTLMRSHWSFLGDSNKVPVWGVNGLYLGPTVRVYSGDDVKLIYSNRLNEPVAMTVSGLQVPGALMGGAPRMMSAGVDWAPVLPIRQNAATCWYHASTPNRMAPHIYNGLAGMWLIEDEVSKQLPLPRHYGVDDFPLIIQDKRLDNFGTPAYDPPHDGGFLGDVLLVNGVQNPFVEVSRGWVRLRLLNASNARRYQMVLSDNRPFTVIASDQGFLPAPVAVQQLSLAPGERREVLIDMSQGDEVSISAGTAAGIMDRLRGLFEPSSILTNTLVLTLRPTGLLPLVTDNLPMRLLADQILDGMATRTREFRIGDDMPGINGAQWDLNRIDTTAQQGTFERWILRADRPQAMHIQGAMFLIKSVNGAQPMGEDRGWKDTVWVDGEVELLVSFPQSSSDHFPFVYYSQTLELADLGTAGQLLVQPTA; via the coding sequence ATGTCTTTCAGCAGACGACAGTTTATCCAGCTTTCTGCTGGTGCTGCGCTTAGCGCAGGTCTCTTGCCTTCAGCGGCGCGCGCGGCCTCCGCTCCCGGTGGCGATACGCCGCTGCCGGTGCCGCCGCTTATTGAATCGCGTCGCGGTCAGCCGATCTTTCTGACGCTGATGCGCAGCCACTGGTCCTTTCTCGGCGACAGTAACAAAGTGCCGGTATGGGGCGTCAACGGGCTCTATCTCGGCCCAACGGTGCGCGTCTACAGCGGCGACGACGTTAAGCTGATCTACAGCAACCGCCTTAACGAGCCGGTGGCGATGACCGTCAGCGGGCTGCAGGTGCCGGGCGCGCTGATGGGCGGCGCGCCGCGCATGATGTCCGCCGGCGTCGACTGGGCGCCGGTGCTGCCGATCCGCCAGAACGCCGCCACCTGCTGGTATCACGCCAGCACGCCGAACCGCATGGCGCCGCACATCTATAACGGTCTGGCGGGCATGTGGCTTATTGAGGATGAGGTAAGCAAGCAGCTGCCGCTGCCGCGCCACTATGGCGTCGACGACTTCCCGCTGATTATTCAGGATAAGCGCCTCGATAATTTCGGCACGCCCGCCTACGATCCGCCCCACGACGGCGGCTTTCTCGGCGACGTGCTGCTGGTCAACGGCGTGCAGAATCCCTTTGTTGAGGTGTCGCGCGGCTGGGTGCGCCTGCGCCTGCTCAACGCCTCGAACGCGCGGCGCTACCAGATGGTGCTGAGCGATAACCGTCCCTTTACCGTTATCGCCAGCGATCAGGGCTTTCTGCCCGCGCCGGTGGCGGTGCAGCAGCTCTCGCTCGCCCCTGGCGAGCGCCGCGAAGTGCTGATCGATATGTCGCAGGGCGACGAGGTGTCGATTAGCGCAGGCACGGCGGCGGGCATTATGGACCGCCTGCGCGGCCTGTTTGAGCCCTCATCTATCCTGACCAACACGCTGGTGCTGACGCTGCGTCCGACCGGCCTGCTGCCGCTGGTGACCGATAATCTGCCGATGCGTCTGCTGGCGGATCAGATCCTCGACGGCATGGCGACGCGCACGCGCGAATTCCGCATCGGCGATGATATGCCGGGCATCAACGGCGCGCAGTGGGATCTGAACCGCATTGACACCACCGCGCAGCAGGGCACCTTCGAACGCTGGATCCTGCGCGCCGATCGGCCGCAGGCGATGCATATTCAGGGGGCGATGTTCCTGATCAAAAGCGTCAACGGCGCGCAGCCGATGGGCGAAGATCGCGGCTGGAAAGATACCGTCTGGGTGGATGGCGAGGTCGAGCTGCTGGTGAGCTTTCCGCAAAGCTCTTCCGATCACTTCCCCTTTGTCTACTACAGCCAGACGCTGGAGCTGGCCGATCTCGGCACGGCGGGACAGCTGCTGGTGCAGCCGACGGCGTAA
- the dkgA gene encoding 2,5-didehydrogluconate reductase DkgA, with product MADQPIIKLHDGNMMPQLGLGVWQASNEDAHRAVLKALEVGYRSIDTAAAYKNEEAIGQALQDTDVPREEIFVTTKLWNDDQQNVQQAMETSLKKLQLEQVDLYLMHWPCPEKDRYVDAWKEMIKLQQQGLTKSIGVCNFHEAHLKRLLDETGVSPVVNQIELHPMLQQRTLHAWNAMHQIQTESWSPLAQGGEGVFDQEIIRQLAKKYGKTPAQIVIRWHLDSGLVVIPKSVTPERIAENFAVFDFRLEKTELSEIAKLDRGNRLGPDPETFN from the coding sequence ATGGCAGATCAACCGATTATCAAACTGCACGACGGCAATATGATGCCGCAGCTGGGGCTTGGCGTATGGCAGGCGAGCAATGAAGACGCCCACCGCGCCGTACTTAAAGCGCTGGAGGTGGGCTACCGCTCGATCGACACCGCCGCTGCCTATAAAAACGAAGAGGCGATCGGCCAGGCGTTACAGGACACCGATGTGCCGCGCGAAGAGATTTTCGTCACTACCAAGCTGTGGAACGACGATCAGCAGAATGTGCAGCAGGCGATGGAGACCAGCCTGAAAAAACTGCAGCTGGAGCAGGTCGATCTCTATCTGATGCACTGGCCGTGTCCGGAAAAAGATCGCTACGTCGACGCCTGGAAAGAGATGATCAAGCTGCAGCAGCAGGGGCTGACCAAAAGCATCGGCGTCTGTAACTTCCATGAAGCGCACCTGAAGCGCCTGCTGGATGAAACGGGCGTCTCGCCGGTGGTCAATCAGATCGAGCTGCACCCGATGCTGCAGCAGCGCACGCTGCACGCGTGGAACGCCATGCATCAGATCCAGACCGAATCCTGGAGCCCGCTGGCGCAGGGCGGCGAAGGGGTGTTCGATCAGGAGATTATCCGCCAGCTGGCGAAGAAATATGGCAAAACCCCGGCGCAGATCGTTATTCGCTGGCATCTCGACAGCGGGCTGGTGGTGATCCCGAAATCGGTAACGCCTGAGCGTATCGCGGAGAACTTCGCGGTGTTCGATTTCCGCCTGGAGAAGACCGAGCTGAGCGAGATTGCGAAGCTGGATCGCGGCAACCGCCTGGGGCCGGATCCAGAAACCTTCAACTAA
- a CDS encoding AraC family transcriptional regulator, translating to MAHEALCQHLANQVVTLMTHGRNRLCPVQNVNLIYLNQYQPRTPMMYLPGIVILFQGSKTGYLGSTVFTYDATKYLMLTVPLPVECETWASPEEPVAGMFLTVDTATLQDLLIEIGDDEDFQPQPQTSGIHSAWLTEPMLCAAERLLDVMVHPRDARVLGPQIVREIIYYVLTGPTGGALLSLVSRQTQFSQIARALRRIENHYAENLSVDALAAEVNMSVSAFHHNFKAVTQTSPLQYLKRYRLHQARLLMLHDGLKASAAAVRVGYESPSQFSREFKRYFGVTPGEEISRVRQTVAEPQA from the coding sequence ATGGCGCACGAAGCTTTGTGTCAGCACCTGGCGAACCAGGTCGTGACCCTAATGACCCATGGACGCAACCGCCTTTGTCCGGTGCAAAACGTCAACCTGATCTACCTTAATCAATATCAGCCGCGCACGCCGATGATGTACCTGCCCGGTATCGTGATTCTGTTTCAGGGCAGCAAAACCGGCTATCTCGGCAGCACCGTTTTTACCTATGACGCCACCAAATATCTGATGCTCACCGTGCCGCTGCCGGTTGAATGCGAAACCTGGGCGTCGCCGGAGGAGCCGGTTGCCGGCATGTTTCTGACGGTGGATACCGCCACCCTGCAGGATCTGCTGATTGAGATTGGCGATGACGAAGATTTCCAGCCGCAGCCGCAAACCTCTGGCATTCACTCCGCCTGGCTGACCGAGCCGATGCTGTGCGCGGCGGAGCGCCTGCTGGACGTCATGGTGCATCCGCGCGACGCGCGCGTGCTGGGGCCGCAGATCGTGCGGGAGATTATCTACTACGTGCTGACCGGGCCGACGGGCGGCGCGCTGCTGTCGCTGGTGAGCCGCCAGACCCAGTTCAGCCAGATTGCCCGCGCGCTGCGCCGTATTGAAAACCACTATGCGGAGAATCTCAGCGTCGATGCGCTGGCGGCAGAGGTAAACATGAGCGTCTCGGCGTTTCATCACAACTTCAAGGCGGTGACGCAAACCTCGCCGCTGCAGTACCTGAAGCGCTACCGGCTGCATCAGGCGCGGCTGCTGATGCTGCATGACGGGCTAAAGGCGAGCGCGGCGGCGGTGCGCGTGGGCTACGAAAGCCCATCGCAGTTTTCACGGGAGTTTAAGCGCTATTTCGGCGTGACGCCGGGAGAGGAGATTAGTCGCGTGCGTCAGACGGTGGCGGAGCCGCAGGCCTGA
- a CDS encoding DedA family protein encodes MSVLHEIVHALWHQDFAALADPNVVWVVYGVMFLTLFLENGLLPASFLPGDSLLLLAGAMVAKGVMDFIPTMVILTTAASLGCWLSYLQGRWLGNTRLVKSWLMHLPAQYHQRAWQLFNRHGLMALLVGRFLAFVRTILPTMAGISGLQSGRFQLFNWLSGLLWVAIVVAFGYGISQVPFIKRHEDQVMAILMVLPMVLLFVGLAGSILVIWKKRRQKQA; translated from the coding sequence ATGAGTGTTTTACACGAGATTGTTCATGCGCTCTGGCATCAGGACTTCGCCGCGCTGGCCGATCCAAATGTGGTTTGGGTAGTTTACGGCGTCATGTTTCTGACGCTGTTTCTGGAGAATGGCCTGCTTCCCGCCTCTTTTCTGCCGGGCGACAGCTTACTGCTGCTGGCGGGCGCGATGGTCGCCAAAGGGGTAATGGATTTTATCCCCACCATGGTGATCCTCACTACCGCCGCCAGTCTCGGCTGCTGGCTGAGCTACCTTCAGGGACGCTGGCTCGGCAATACGCGCCTGGTCAAGAGCTGGCTTATGCACCTGCCGGCGCAATATCACCAGCGCGCGTGGCAGCTGTTTAACCGCCACGGCCTGATGGCGCTGCTGGTGGGCCGCTTTCTGGCATTCGTCCGCACCATTCTGCCAACCATGGCGGGCATCTCCGGCCTGCAGAGCGGCCGCTTTCAGCTGTTTAACTGGCTGAGCGGACTGCTGTGGGTAGCGATCGTGGTGGCGTTTGGCTACGGCATCAGCCAGGTGCCCTTTATTAAGCGCCACGAAGATCAGGTGATGGCGATCCTGATGGTGCTGCCGATGGTGCTGCTGTTTGTCGGCCTCGCGGGCAGCATCCTGGTGATCTGGAAAAAGCGTCGGCAAAAGCAGGCGTGA
- the metC gene encoding cystathionine beta-lyase, which produces MTTKKIDTTLVSAGRSKRYTQGAVNSVIQRASSLVFDSVADKKRATAGRASGELFYGRRGTLTHFSLQEAMTELEGGAGCVLYPCGAAAVANAILSFVDAGDHVLMCGAVYEPTQDFCTKILSKLGVATTFYDHTLGSEIGALVRPETRVVFLESPASITMEVQDIPAIVAAVRARAPEAVIIMDNTWSAGFFFNALAHGVDISIQAGTKYLIGHSDAMIGTAVANARCWEQLRENSYLMGQTVDADSAYMASRGLRTLATRLRQHEASALQVAEWLATRPEVARVNHPALPESKGHAFWKRDFSGSSGLFSFVLHEKLSGEKLAHYLDRFHHFSMAYSWGGYESLILANQPEELAAIRPAGGVDFDGTLVRLHIGLEHVDDLIDDLTAGFARLTQ; this is translated from the coding sequence ATGACGACCAAAAAAATCGATACCACCTTAGTCAGCGCGGGGCGCAGCAAACGTTACACGCAGGGCGCGGTCAACAGCGTGATCCAGCGCGCCTCGTCGCTGGTGTTCGATAGCGTTGCCGATAAAAAGCGCGCCACGGCGGGACGCGCCAGCGGCGAACTCTTCTATGGTCGCCGCGGCACCCTGACCCACTTCTCGCTGCAGGAGGCGATGACCGAGCTGGAAGGCGGCGCGGGCTGCGTGCTCTATCCCTGCGGCGCGGCGGCGGTGGCAAACGCCATCCTCTCGTTCGTCGACGCGGGCGATCATGTGCTGATGTGCGGCGCGGTCTATGAGCCGACGCAGGACTTCTGCACCAAAATTCTCAGCAAGCTCGGCGTCGCCACCACCTTCTACGATCATACCCTCGGCAGCGAAATCGGCGCGCTGGTGCGCCCGGAAACCCGCGTGGTGTTTCTCGAGTCGCCCGCCTCTATCACCATGGAGGTGCAGGATATTCCGGCGATTGTCGCGGCGGTGCGCGCCAGGGCGCCAGAGGCGGTGATCATCATGGATAACACCTGGTCAGCGGGCTTTTTCTTCAACGCGCTGGCGCACGGCGTCGATATCTCGATTCAGGCGGGCACCAAATATCTTATCGGCCACAGCGACGCGATGATCGGCACCGCGGTGGCAAACGCCCGCTGCTGGGAGCAGCTGCGCGAGAACTCCTATCTGATGGGCCAGACGGTGGACGCCGACAGCGCCTATATGGCGAGCCGCGGCCTGCGCACCCTTGCTACTCGCCTGCGTCAGCATGAGGCGAGCGCGCTGCAGGTGGCGGAGTGGCTGGCGACGCGGCCGGAAGTGGCGCGCGTTAACCATCCGGCGCTGCCTGAGAGCAAAGGCCACGCCTTCTGGAAACGCGACTTCAGCGGCAGCAGCGGCCTGTTCTCGTTCGTGCTGCATGAAAAACTCAGCGGCGAAAAACTGGCGCATTACCTCGATCGCTTCCACCATTTCAGCATGGCCTACTCGTGGGGCGGCTATGAATCGCTGATTCTGGCGAATCAGCCGGAAGAGCTGGCGGCGATCAGGCCAGCGGGCGGCGTCGACTTTGACGGCACCCTGGTGCGTCTGCATATTGGCCTGGAGCATGTCGACGACCTGATTGACGATTTAACGGCGGGTTTTGCACGCCTGACGCAGTAG
- a CDS encoding TRAP transporter large permease, which yields MDALMLIGSLVVLLLLGFPVAFAVGLSAFIGAWWIDLPLEAVIIQITNGVNKFSLLTIPFFILAGAIMAEGGIARRLVNFAYIFVGFIRGGLSLVNIVASTFFGAISGSSVADTASIGSVMIPQMEQKGYPRDFAAAVTASGSVQAVLTPPSHNSVIYSLATGGVVTISSLFVAGIFPGLLLGLCLMVMCLAFARRRGYPKGERIPFRQAVKIFVDAFWGLFTIVIILGGILSGIFTASESAAIACLWAFFVTMFIYRDFKWSQLHILLFRTIKTVTIVMVLIAFAAGFGAVMTFMQLPTIITDAFTSLSDNKYVILMCINLLLLVIGTLMDMAPIILILTPVLLPVATALGIDPVHFGMIMMTNLGIGLITPPVGTVLFVASAVSKQKIEQVVGAMLPFYGLLFIVLMLITYIPAISLWLPRLMGVM from the coding sequence ATGGACGCATTGATGTTGATCGGCAGCCTGGTAGTGCTGCTGCTGTTGGGGTTTCCCGTCGCCTTCGCCGTGGGCCTTAGCGCCTTTATCGGCGCATGGTGGATCGATCTGCCGCTGGAAGCGGTGATTATTCAGATCACAAACGGCGTAAATAAGTTCTCGCTGCTTACCATTCCCTTCTTTATCCTGGCGGGCGCGATTATGGCGGAGGGCGGCATTGCGCGGCGGCTGGTTAACTTCGCCTATATCTTTGTCGGCTTTATTCGCGGCGGGCTGTCGCTGGTGAATATCGTCGCCTCGACCTTTTTCGGCGCGATTTCCGGCTCGTCGGTCGCGGATACCGCCTCGATCGGCTCGGTGATGATCCCGCAGATGGAGCAGAAAGGCTATCCGCGCGACTTCGCGGCGGCGGTGACAGCCAGCGGCTCGGTGCAGGCGGTGCTGACGCCGCCGAGCCATAACTCGGTGATCTATTCGCTGGCGACCGGCGGCGTGGTCACCATCTCCTCGCTGTTCGTCGCCGGGATCTTTCCCGGCCTGCTGCTGGGGCTCTGCCTGATGGTGATGTGCCTCGCCTTCGCGCGCAGGCGCGGCTATCCCAAAGGGGAGCGCATTCCGTTTCGCCAGGCGGTGAAGATTTTCGTCGACGCCTTTTGGGGCCTCTTTACCATCGTCATTATTCTTGGCGGCATACTCTCCGGCATCTTCACCGCGTCGGAGTCGGCGGCGATCGCCTGCCTCTGGGCCTTCTTCGTTACCATGTTTATCTATCGCGACTTTAAGTGGAGCCAGCTGCATATCCTGCTGTTCCGCACCATTAAGACGGTGACGATCGTGATGGTGCTGATCGCCTTCGCGGCGGGCTTCGGCGCGGTGATGACCTTTATGCAGCTGCCGACCATTATTACCGACGCCTTTACCAGCCTGTCGGATAATAAGTACGTTATTCTGATGTGCATCAACCTGCTGCTGCTGGTGATTGGCACGCTAATGGATATGGCGCCGATTATCCTGATCCTGACGCCCGTGCTGCTGCCGGTGGCGACCGCGCTCGGCATCGATCCGGTACACTTCGGCATGATCATGATGACCAACCTCGGCATCGGGCTGATTACCCCGCCGGTGGGCACGGTGCTGTTTGTCGCCAGCGCGGTGAGCAAGCAGAAGATCGAGCAGGTGGTGGGCGCGATGCTGCCCTTTTACGGCCTGCTTTTTATCGTGCTGATGTTGATCACCTATATCCCGGCGATTTCGCTCTGGCTGCCGCGTCTGATGGGGGTGATGTAA
- a CDS encoding TRAP transporter small permease, protein MNRYSRLMDGLYLLCMAIAAVALLIMVTVIPIGIFARYVLNGALAWPEPVAIVCMIIFTFIGAPVGFRAGTHICVSMVTDRLSPTAQRRMLRLCDLLMVATCLIIFQASYNLCVAMWVQPLAALPAVTYGEMYLPIPAGALFTLLFVVERLLNGDQSQRPVVVLGGTH, encoded by the coding sequence ATGAACCGATACTCTCGTCTGATGGATGGGCTCTATCTGCTGTGCATGGCGATCGCTGCCGTCGCGCTGTTGATTATGGTGACGGTGATCCCCATCGGCATTTTCGCCCGCTACGTCCTCAACGGCGCGCTGGCCTGGCCCGAGCCGGTCGCCATCGTCTGCATGATTATTTTTACCTTTATCGGCGCGCCGGTCGGTTTCCGCGCCGGTACCCATATCTGCGTCTCAATGGTGACCGATCGCCTCTCACCCACCGCGCAGCGGCGGATGCTGCGCCTGTGCGATCTGCTGATGGTGGCGACCTGTTTGATCATCTTCCAGGCGAGCTACAACCTCTGCGTGGCGATGTGGGTCCAGCCGCTCGCCGCGCTGCCTGCGGTGACCTACGGCGAGATGTATCTGCCGATCCCCGCTGGCGCGCTGTTTACCCTGCTGTTTGTTGTTGAGCGGCTGCTGAACGGCGATCAAAGCCAGCGGCCGGTGGTGGTTTTAGGCGGCACACATTAA